One Succinivibrio dextrinosolvens DNA window includes the following coding sequences:
- a CDS encoding methyl-accepting chemotaxis protein, with translation MSFLDRFSIRSKLIISYVIMILATLVVSWSALGSMTKSHEVASFVHTTLNERYGRTRRTADYAAHIEDLFEQLTKGGNASEIIPELQKNSKGMKEAADALQLARYPEEIGAVKAATKEYLDILDNKIIPALLQMRRSQALSFHTSAMIPLYIVIQNNVVKVNGYQIKAANESVATINDTSGIYTVAAITICVVILAIIIIFYMPKIIISSIETIIEISKVLAAGRLNKTIETKRNDEFRPLMIALEQMRQSWVQSVESIQSVSSNINRNMSDITSSANVMSSTAKENQSQALTVAAASEQMVSTTGDIAKNCEHATMTAEDSSQSTTLGISRVEETMNKLNQQVEKSKKDAILVQQLAETAQKIGTITLTIDDIASQTNLLALNAAIEAARAGEAGKGFAVVADEVRALSSRTSKSTQEITKMVLQVQSDAKVANDAMQQSVEVMDQISLETGKMHTVLNEVTEKVREVNSQINQISTAAEEQTTATSEISTNMKGITDGSYRLAEQVEMVEKNILNTNGEIENLLKIVSKFEI, from the coding sequence ATGAGTTTTTTAGATAGATTTTCTATAAGAAGCAAGCTGATAATCAGCTATGTGATAATGATTCTGGCTACTCTTGTGGTTTCCTGGTCTGCTTTGGGCAGCATGACTAAAAGTCATGAGGTGGCATCATTTGTTCATACAACTCTGAATGAACGATATGGTCGAACCAGAAGAACTGCTGATTATGCTGCACATATTGAAGACTTGTTTGAACAGCTAACCAAAGGCGGCAATGCTTCAGAGATTATTCCTGAACTGCAGAAGAATTCAAAGGGTATGAAGGAAGCAGCTGATGCTCTGCAACTGGCACGTTACCCTGAGGAGATTGGCGCTGTAAAAGCTGCAACTAAAGAATATCTTGATATATTAGATAATAAGATTATTCCTGCACTTTTACAGATGAGAAGATCTCAAGCATTATCTTTCCACACATCGGCAATGATTCCTCTGTACATTGTTATTCAGAATAATGTCGTTAAGGTTAATGGATATCAGATTAAAGCGGCAAATGAAAGTGTTGCCACTATCAATGATACCTCAGGTATTTATACTGTTGCCGCAATTACCATTTGCGTTGTTATCCTAGCTATTATCATTATCTTCTATATGCCAAAGATAATTATCAGCAGTATTGAGACAATTATTGAGATTTCCAAGGTTCTTGCCGCAGGTAGGCTTAACAAAACTATTGAAACCAAGCGTAATGATGAATTCAGACCACTGATGATTGCGTTAGAGCAGATGCGTCAGTCATGGGTACAAAGTGTTGAGAGTATTCAGAGTGTAAGCTCTAATATTAATCGTAATATGTCTGATATTACCTCATCTGCTAACGTCATGAGCAGTACCGCCAAGGAAAATCAGAGTCAGGCCTTAACGGTTGCAGCCGCCTCAGAACAGATGGTGTCAACCACTGGTGATATTGCTAAGAATTGTGAACATGCAACTATGACTGCTGAGGATTCATCTCAGAGCACTACTCTTGGAATCAGCCGTGTTGAGGAAACAATGAACAAGCTGAATCAGCAGGTTGAAAAGTCCAAGAAAGATGCTATTTTGGTTCAGCAGCTAGCAGAGACAGCTCAGAAGATTGGAACTATCACCCTGACCATTGATGATATCGCTTCTCAGACCAACCTATTAGCACTTAATGCCGCAATTGAAGCAGCTCGTGCAGGAGAAGCCGGAAAAGGCTTCGCTGTTGTTGCCGATGAAGTTCGAGCTCTTTCCTCAAGGACTTCTAAGTCCACTCAGGAAATCACCAAGATGGTTTTGCAGGTTCAGTCCGATGCCAAGGTTGCCAACGATGCAATGCAGCAGTCTGTCGAGGTTATGGATCAGATTTCTCTTGAAACCGGCAAGATGCATACTGTCTTGAACGAGGTTACGGAAAAGGTTCGCGAGGTTAATTCTCAGATCAATCAGATTTCCACTGCTGCAGAGGAACAG